AGCCGCAGGACATCGGACATGTCGCGGCCGCGATCGGCTGAAAGATGGCGTCCGTGAAATCTCATCTTGATCGCACAGCCGCTCCGAGAGAGCTGCCGCGGATAAAGAAATCATCGCGCCCCGACGAAAACGTCGTTATCTGTTTCGTCCATGCCGAGGCGCCGCGATCTTTCAAGATCTTTGCGTCGCCCTGAACACGAATGCCTGTCGCGGAAACGCCCCCCGATGTTTCTGACCAACGGCCCAGAACGAGCGAAAGTGACGCTACTTCTGGCGCATGGCGCCGGCGCGCCGATGGACTCCGCGTCGATGAGCGCGATGGCGACCACCTTGGCGCAAGCCGGCTTGCGTGTTGCCCGATTCGAGTTCGATTATATGGCTGGCCGCCGCAGTTCACCCATCCGCAAGCCGCCTCCGCGAGCGGAGAAGCTCATTCCCGAATACATCGCCGCAATAGGCGCACTGGAGGCAAAAAGCCCGCTCATCATCGGTGGCAAATCGATGGGTGGCCGCATCGCCAGCATGATCGCCGACGATCTTTATGCAGCCGGCCGCATCGCCGGACTGTTGTGCCTTGGATATCCGTTTCATCCCGTGGGTAAACCCGACCAGCTGCGCACCAGCCACTTAGCTGACCTACAGACGCCGACGCTTATGGTTCAGGGCACACGCGACCCGTTCGGGACGAAGGAAGAGGTCTCCGGCTATCCGCTGTCCAAGAAAATCGAGGTCCTTTGGTTGGAAGACGGCGATCATGATCTCAGGCCACGCAAAAGTGTGTCAGGCTTTTCCGCGTCCGATCATCTTCGGACATTGGCAGAGGCCGTCTCGCACTGGGCCGACAAACTTGCCAATGAGAAGCCTCGGTGAAGATTGCCACCTTCAACGTCAACGGCGTCAACGGGCGAATAGTGCCCTTGCTGCGTTGGCTCGAAGAAGCCGCTCCCGACGTTGTCTGTCTTCAGGAATTGAAAGCGCCGGACGATCGTTTTCCCATCGGGGTCATCGAAAAGGCCGGCTATGGCGCCATCTGGCATGGCCAAAAAAGCTGGAATGGCGTTGCCATCTTGGCGCGAGGCACGCAACCGATAGAAACTCGACGCGGCCTGCCGGGCGATCCTGACGACAGCCACAGCCGCTATATCGAAGCGGCGGTTGCGGGCATCGTTATCGGGTGCCTGTATCTTCCCAATGGGAATCCAGCGCCTGGACCGAAGTTTGATTACAAGCTTCGCTGGTTCGAGCGTTTGACCGAGTATGCTGCATCGTTGCTCAAGCTTGGCGTACCTGTTGTTTTGGCCGGCGACTATAATGTCATGCCGACCGAACTCGACGTCTACAAACCGGAGCGTTGGATTGATGACGCCTTGTTTCGTCCCGAGGTCAGAACCGCTTTTCACGCCCTTGTTGCGCAAGGCTGGACCGATGCGCTGCGCGCAATGCATCCGGATGAACGCATTTACACGTTCTGGGATTATTTCCGGAATGCCTTCGGCCGCAATGCTGGCCTTCGGCTTGATCACTTTCTCCTGAGCCCGTCAGTTGCAAAACGCCTCGTTGCTGCAGGCGTCGACCGGGACGTGCGCGGTTGGGAAAAGGCCAGCGATCACGCGCCAGCCTGGATCACACTGTCGGATGCTTCCGGCAACCGCCGCACACTTTCGACAGTAAGACGACGGCAGCCGGTCAGATCCTTGTAACGGATGCGCATGGAAGCGGAGTAGCTCGATCATCACATTCGTGTCACGAGCGAGCGCCAGGAGCCGTGCTGACTTGCCTCCGCATGCCGGTTGGACATTTTGTGACCCTCCGTTTCGACGTCGGCAATGTCCGCACGCGGCGCGGCCCCTCCTTGACAGATAACAGCGAGGCCCCTCTTCTGCGCCGAAGCTCTACTTTGCTGCCAATCGCCGTCTGGCGGGAGGCGAACTGGCCTATCCCTGCATGCGTCCCCATAGCAGGTTGGCACGGGCTTCAGTTCGCATATTCTTTTTGAGAATCACGTCCAAGGCACCATCCGCCCTGCTACAGACGAGCCAACATACGTATCGTGAATGAAACTTGCCCTTATTGTCTTAATCCCTTTCATCGGCGCACTGGTCCCGCCGCTCGCCATGAAGGCCGGGCGGAACGTGTGCACAGCCGCAACGGCCGCGGTTACGGCACTCGCCCTTGTCATCCTGCTCTCGGAGATCCCGGGCGTCTATTCCGGAGACGTTGCGCGAACGGGCGTCGCATGGTTGCCACAGCTTGGCCTCTCGTTCTCGTTCTTCGTTGACGGGCTTGGGCTGTTTTTTGCGGCACTGATCCTCACGATCGGCCTGCTGATCATTCTCTATGCCCGCTTCTATCTCGATCGTACGGACTCGCTCGGGCGGTTCTTCTGCTATCTTCTGCTCTTCCAGGGTTCGATGGTCGGCATCGTCCTGAGCGACAATATCCTCCTTCTGGTTGTATTCTGGGAGCTCACCAGTCTCAGCTCGTTTCTGCTGATTGGCTATTGGTATCACCTGCCGGCCTCGCGCGCGGGCGCACTCATGGCATTGGTGGTCACCGGTGCTGGCGGGCTCGCGCTGATGGGCGGGATGCTGCTGCTTGGACATATCGCCGGCAGCTTCGAATTGAGCGAAATCCTGACACGCGGCGAGACGGTTAAAGCTTCGCCGCTTTATCTGCCGGCGCTGCTGCTGATCCTGCTCGGTGCCTTCACCAAGTCGGCACAGTTCCCCTTTCACTTCTGGTTGCCGCATGCGATGGCCGCACCGACACCGGTGTCTGCCTATCTGCATTCGGCAACAATGGTGAAGGCCGGTATCTTCCTGCTCGCCCGTTTGTGGCCGGTCCTGTCCGGCACGCAGGAATGGTTCCTGATCGTATCGATGACCGGCCTTGTCACGATGGTCATCGCGGCGTGGATCGCACTGTTCAAGGACGACCTGAAAGCGTTGCTCGCCTTTTCCACCGTGAGCCATCTCGGCCTGCTGACAATGCTGCTCGGCTTCGGCACCCGCATCGCAGTGGTCGCCGCCGTATTCCACGTCCTCAATCACGCAACGTTCAAGGCGGCATTGTTTATGTCCGCCGGCATCGTGGATCATGAGGCCGGCACCCGCGACATCCGCAGGCTTGGCGGTTTGTACTATCTCATGCCGATCACCTCGGGCCTGGCCATCATCGCTGCGGCGTCGATGGCCGGAGTGCCCCTGTTGAACGGATTCCTGTCGAAGGAAATGATGCTGGAGGAGGCATCGCACACGGTTTACGCCGGCCAGGCTTGGCTCTTTCCGCTTTTTGCCACCATCGGAGCGCTTCTGTCGGCGGCCTATTCCGCGCGGCTCATTTTCCGGGTCTTCCTTGGTCCGAAGCGGAGCGATTATCCGCTCCATCCCCATGACCCGCCATTCGGCATGTGGCTGCCGGTGGCGCTGCTAATCATTCCGGTCATCGCCATCGGGGTGATGCCTGCGACATTCGCCGGATTGGTCGTGGAACAGACCGCGCGTGCGGCCGCAGGCGGTGCCCTGCCGGACTATCATCTTGCCTTGTGGCACGGCCTGACGCCGGCGCTGGCGATGAGTGCGCTCGCTCTTGTCGGTGGACTGATGCTGCTGTGGGCCTATCCCGCGGCCAATCGCGTGCGGCTTGCGGTGCCGCGGCCTGAGGCGATGACGATGTTCAAGTCATCCGTGGCGGGGATCGTCCGGACATCGCGCGCTATTCTCAGCGACATCGATAACGGAAGATTGCCGCGCTATCTGGGCGTCATCATCGGGTCAATTGGTGTTTTGGCGCTCGTTGGATTCTTGGGCGCAAATCCCGCACCGGTTGCAGGCGATCGCGCAACTCTGCCGGCGACGCTGCCTGCCGTGACCGGCTGGCTGGTCTTGCTGCTGGCCTGCGGCCTGATCATACAGCGCCACTACGATCGGCTTACGGCACTGATCATCACCAGCATCGTCGGGCTCGTGGTCTCGCTCGCATTCCTGCAATTCTCCGCGCCCGACCTCGCACTCACCCAGATCTCCGTCGAGGTGGTCACCACGATCCTTCTCCTGCTCGCGATCAATCTCTTGCCGCGCACGACGCCTGACGAGATACCGCTGCGCGCAAAGCTGGGCGCAGGCGGACTCGCGATGCTCGTGGGAATTGGTGTGGCAGCGCTTGCCTATGCCGTGATGACGCGCAGCTTCGAGACCATTTCCGGCTATCACATCGAGCAGTCGAAACCGGGCGGCGGTGGCACCAATGTGGTGAATGTGATTCTGGTTGACTTCCGCGGCTACGACACGTTCGGCGAAATTATTGTGCTTGCGGTCGCTGCGCTGACGATTTTCGCGCTGCTCGACTCAGCGATGCATGGTGCTGCCGGCCGCCGCCTTGCACGGGTTCGTTTCGATCAGCAGGCCCACGATCCGCATCCGCTGATGCTCACGGTGGTCGCGCGCATCCTGCTTCCGCTCTCGCTGATGGTCGGCGTCTATATTCTCCTCCGGGGACATAATATGCCGGGCGGCGGGTTCATCGCCGGCCTTATCGTCGCAATCGCATTCCTGATGCAATACATGGCGAGCGGTTATGTCTGGGCGCATCGCCGCGCCCGCTTCGACGCCCATGTAATGATCGGCGGCGGCGTCATGATTGCCGGCGCAACCGGAATGGCCTCGCTTCTCTTCGACCGTCCCTTCCTGACGAGCACGTTTGACTATTTTCACTTACCCATATTCGGGGAAGTGGAACTGGCCTCCGCGATGGCATTCGACATTGGCGTATTCTTCACTGTGGTCGGCACCTGCCTGTTATCGCTCGCGACGCTGTCTCGGGTGGAGGAGCGCGCGGAGGAGGCATCACGCCGGGCGGAGGCACGCGTTTGATGAGCATGGAATTTCTCCTGGCGAGCGGGATCGGCGCGCTGACCGCGGCTGGCCTCTACCTCATTCTGCTGCGGCGAACCTTTCCCGTGGTGATCGGGCTGTCCTTTCTCTCCTACGCCGTGAACGTGTTTCTCTTCACCATGGGGCGGCTCGTCATCGACCAGCCTCCAATCGTCAACGCGTCTGCCGGCGGATACACCGACCCGTTGCCGCAGGCGCTCGTTCTGACCGCAATCGTCATCACCTTCGGCATGACAGCCTTGATCGTCGTGTTGTCTCTGCGCGCCTTTCTTGAGACGGGTGACGATGACGTGGCCCTCGATATCCAGCCCGACGAGACATCGTCTGGCACACCTCGCGACGAGGTTGCGCGATGACGAATCAATGGCTCATCATACCCGTCGCGATACCCGCCCTGACAGCGGCGATCCTGGTGCTGGCCATGCGTTACAGCCTGACCGGCCAGCGCATCGTCTCGGTCACAGCGACCGCACTTCAGCTTGCTGTCGCAATCGGGCTCTATGTCCTTGCCGGCGACGGTGAGCCGCACACCTATCTGCTCGGCAATTGGCCTGCACCTTTCGGCATCGTGCTGGTGCTGGACCGGCTGGCCGCTACGATGCTGCTGCTCGCTGGGCTGCTCGCCTTCGGCGTTGTGCTGGCCGCAATCGGCGAATGGGACAAGCGCGGGCGCCATTTCCATGCCCTCTTCCAGTTTCAAATGCTCGGCATCAATGGCGCTTTCCTCACCGGCGACCTGTTCAACCTGTTCGTCTTTTTCGAGGTGCTGCTGATTGCCTCCTATGGCCTGATGCTGCATGGCGGCGGCGCCCATCGCATGAAAGCCGGCTTCCACTACATTGCGATCAACCTGATCGGGTCGACTGTTTTTCTGTTCGCCGTCGGGACAATCTATTCGGTCACCGGGACACTCAACATGGCGGATCTTGCCGTGAAGGTGCCGCACGTCGCAGCGGCCAATCAGGCGCTGCTCGCGGCCGGCGCCCTGCTGCTGCTAACCGTGTTCGCCATCAAGTCCGCGATGGTGCCGCTGCACTGGTGGCTACCGCCCGCTTACGGGTCCACGTCTCCGCCCGCCGCCGCTTTGTTCGCAATCATGACCAAAGTAGGAGCCTATTCGATCATTCGCGTCTACACGTTGATCTTCGGCGCCGGCGCCGGTCCGCTCGCCGATATCGCGACACCATGGATTCTGCCAGCCGGGATATTGACCCTTGTTCTCGGGACGATCGGCGTGCTTGCGAGCCGCCGCGTGCTCGATCTGGTTTGCTACTCGCTCATCGCCTCGATGGGGACGCTGCTGATCGCCATCGGCCTGAACAGTGCGGCCGGTCTCGCAGCCGCTCTCTACTACGCTGTGCAGAGCACCATCGCCAGTGCGGCTCTGTTTCTGCTCGCCGGTCTTCTCGCGCCCGAGAAAGGTAGCCGCGCAACATTCGGATGGTTTCCGCAATATACGGATGTATTCGCCGGCTTCTACTTCCTTCTAGCCATCGCGATGGTCGGCATGCCGCCGCTTGCGGGTTTCGTCGGTAAGCTCCTGATCCTCGATGCCGGGCGCGCGGCGTCCAGCACTGCCACAGTCTGGCCGGCGATCCTGATCACAAGCCTGCTGCTGATCCTCGGTTTCGCACGCGCCGGCATCCAGCTATTCTGGAATCCGCATCCCGTGGCCGAGACGCCGGCGCCGCGCGATGTACCGATGGCGCCAATCTTCGTCATCGCAGGCATGATCGCGGCGGTCGCCGCACTCAGCGTGTTCGCCGGCCCAGTGATGGACGACATGACAGCCGCCGCGGAGCAATTATTGTCGCCGCAGCGCTATATCGCAGCCGTGCTGCGGCCGCAGACCGCCGCGAATCTTGCGGGAGAATAGGTATGCGCGCATTGCTGCCCCATCCGCTGCTGACAGCGATCCTCGCCCTGGTATGGGTGCTGCTGCTCAACGACTTTTCGTGGGGCGCAATCGTGTTCGGATTGCTACTCGGGTTCGCCATCGCCCTGCTCATCAGCCCTTATTGGCCGGAGCGGCCGCATATCCGAAACCCTCTGGCGATCCTCGAATATTTCGCCATCGTTCTTTGGGACATTGTCGTTTCCAATGTGCAGGTCGCCTAT
The genomic region above belongs to Pseudorhodoplanes sinuspersici and contains:
- a CDS encoding alpha/beta family hydrolase, which translates into the protein MFLTNGPERAKVTLLLAHGAGAPMDSASMSAMATTLAQAGLRVARFEFDYMAGRRSSPIRKPPPRAEKLIPEYIAAIGALEAKSPLIIGGKSMGGRIASMIADDLYAAGRIAGLLCLGYPFHPVGKPDQLRTSHLADLQTPTLMVQGTRDPFGTKEEVSGYPLSKKIEVLWLEDGDHDLRPRKSVSGFSASDHLRTLAEAVSHWADKLANEKPR
- the xth gene encoding exodeoxyribonuclease III; amino-acid sequence: MKIATFNVNGVNGRIVPLLRWLEEAAPDVVCLQELKAPDDRFPIGVIEKAGYGAIWHGQKSWNGVAILARGTQPIETRRGLPGDPDDSHSRYIEAAVAGIVIGCLYLPNGNPAPGPKFDYKLRWFERLTEYAASLLKLGVPVVLAGDYNVMPTELDVYKPERWIDDALFRPEVRTAFHALVAQGWTDALRAMHPDERIYTFWDYFRNAFGRNAGLRLDHFLLSPSVAKRLVAAGVDRDVRGWEKASDHAPAWITLSDASGNRRTLSTVRRRQPVRSL
- a CDS encoding monovalent cation/H+ antiporter subunit A, whose translation is MKLALIVLIPFIGALVPPLAMKAGRNVCTAATAAVTALALVILLSEIPGVYSGDVARTGVAWLPQLGLSFSFFVDGLGLFFAALILTIGLLIILYARFYLDRTDSLGRFFCYLLLFQGSMVGIVLSDNILLLVVFWELTSLSSFLLIGYWYHLPASRAGALMALVVTGAGGLALMGGMLLLGHIAGSFELSEILTRGETVKASPLYLPALLLILLGAFTKSAQFPFHFWLPHAMAAPTPVSAYLHSATMVKAGIFLLARLWPVLSGTQEWFLIVSMTGLVTMVIAAWIALFKDDLKALLAFSTVSHLGLLTMLLGFGTRIAVVAAVFHVLNHATFKAALFMSAGIVDHEAGTRDIRRLGGLYYLMPITSGLAIIAAASMAGVPLLNGFLSKEMMLEEASHTVYAGQAWLFPLFATIGALLSAAYSARLIFRVFLGPKRSDYPLHPHDPPFGMWLPVALLIIPVIAIGVMPATFAGLVVEQTARAAAGGALPDYHLALWHGLTPALAMSALALVGGLMLLWAYPAANRVRLAVPRPEAMTMFKSSVAGIVRTSRAILSDIDNGRLPRYLGVIIGSIGVLALVGFLGANPAPVAGDRATLPATLPAVTGWLVLLLACGLIIQRHYDRLTALIITSIVGLVVSLAFLQFSAPDLALTQISVEVVTTILLLLAINLLPRTTPDEIPLRAKLGAGGLAMLVGIGVAALAYAVMTRSFETISGYHIEQSKPGGGGTNVVNVILVDFRGYDTFGEIIVLAVAALTIFALLDSAMHGAAGRRLARVRFDQQAHDPHPLMLTVVARILLPLSLMVGVYILLRGHNMPGGGFIAGLIVAIAFLMQYMASGYVWAHRRARFDAHVMIGGGVMIAGATGMASLLFDRPFLTSTFDYFHLPIFGEVELASAMAFDIGVFFTVVGTCLLSLATLSRVEERAEEASRRAEARV
- a CDS encoding Na+/H+ antiporter subunit C, with the protein product MEFLLASGIGALTAAGLYLILLRRTFPVVIGLSFLSYAVNVFLFTMGRLVIDQPPIVNASAGGYTDPLPQALVLTAIVITFGMTALIVVLSLRAFLETGDDDVALDIQPDETSSGTPRDEVAR
- a CDS encoding monovalent cation/H+ antiporter subunit D, with amino-acid sequence MTNQWLIIPVAIPALTAAILVLAMRYSLTGQRIVSVTATALQLAVAIGLYVLAGDGEPHTYLLGNWPAPFGIVLVLDRLAATMLLLAGLLAFGVVLAAIGEWDKRGRHFHALFQFQMLGINGAFLTGDLFNLFVFFEVLLIASYGLMLHGGGAHRMKAGFHYIAINLIGSTVFLFAVGTIYSVTGTLNMADLAVKVPHVAAANQALLAAGALLLLTVFAIKSAMVPLHWWLPPAYGSTSPPAAALFAIMTKVGAYSIIRVYTLIFGAGAGPLADIATPWILPAGILTLVLGTIGVLASRRVLDLVCYSLIASMGTLLIAIGLNSAAGLAAALYYAVQSTIASAALFLLAGLLAPEKGSRATFGWFPQYTDVFAGFYFLLAIAMVGMPPLAGFVGKLLILDAGRAASSTATVWPAILITSLLLILGFARAGIQLFWNPHPVAETPAPRDVPMAPIFVIAGMIAAVAALSVFAGPVMDDMTAAAEQLLSPQRYIAAVLRPQTAANLAGE